A window of Aeromicrobium sp. A1-2 contains these coding sequences:
- a CDS encoding XRE family transcriptional regulator: MPRPRRDAPSTFSADWPSAACSDPDAEVLRRIAVNLRAAIGDRSLRSVAADSGIHHSLVAKVLDGQAWVEVVTVARLERGLGARLWPDTE; encoded by the coding sequence ATGCCCCGCCCCCGGCGCGACGCCCCGAGCACTTTCAGTGCCGACTGGCCCAGCGCCGCCTGCTCGGACCCCGACGCCGAGGTCCTGCGACGCATCGCCGTCAACCTCCGGGCCGCCATCGGCGACAGGAGCCTGCGCTCGGTGGCCGCCGACAGCGGCATCCACCACTCGCTCGTCGCGAAGGTCCTTGACGGGCAAGCCTGGGTCGAGGTCGTCACAGTCGCTCGCTTGGAGCGTGGACTCGGGGCCCGGCTCTGGCCGGATACTGAATGA
- a CDS encoding integrase core domain-containing protein codes for MPNETWQSDFTHYPLTDIKAYPKGVEIITWLDDCTRYALHVSAHRAITTTIVKATFRKTAGQHGIPASTLTDNGMVYTVRLAGIGRQGGRNSFEQQLRDWDVVQKNGRPNHPTTQGKVERFQQTLKKWLRAQPVQPATIDELQAVLDVFVDEYNSRRPHRSLPHQATPAALFETMPKALPGNSRDADTHDRVRHDRIDKTGAVTLRVNGKLHHIGVGRTHARTHVILLIQDLHVRIANAVTGELLRELTINPERDYQGQ; via the coding sequence ATGCCAAACGAGACCTGGCAGTCCGATTTCACCCACTACCCGCTGACCGACATCAAGGCCTATCCCAAAGGTGTCGAGATCATCACCTGGCTCGACGACTGCACCCGCTACGCCCTCCACGTGTCCGCCCACCGGGCGATCACCACGACAATCGTGAAGGCCACCTTCCGCAAAACCGCAGGCCAGCACGGCATTCCCGCCTCAACGCTGACCGACAACGGCATGGTCTACACCGTCCGACTCGCTGGCATCGGCAGGCAAGGCGGACGCAACAGCTTCGAGCAACAACTCCGCGACTGGGACGTGGTCCAAAAGAACGGCCGCCCCAACCACCCCACGACCCAGGGCAAGGTCGAACGCTTCCAGCAGACGCTCAAGAAGTGGCTCCGCGCCCAACCGGTCCAACCCGCCACCATCGACGAACTCCAAGCTGTGCTCGACGTCTTCGTCGACGAATACAACAGCCGCCGCCCCCACCGATCCCTGCCCCACCAGGCAACACCGGCCGCCTTGTTCGAGACCATGCCGAAAGCTCTGCCCGGCAACAGCCGGGACGCCGACACGCATGACCGTGTCCGTCACGACCGCATCGACAAAACAGGTGCCGTGACGCTGCGCGTCAACGGCAAACTGCACCACATCGGAGTCGGACGAACCCACGCCCGAACCCACGTCATCCTGCTCATCCAGGACCTGCACGTCCGCATCGCCAACGCCGTCACCGGAGAGCTTTTGCGCGAGCTCACCATCAACCCAGAACGCGACTACCAAGGCCAATGA
- a CDS encoding type I restriction endonuclease subunit R, translating into MAQHNEIEFEKELCDHLAASGWLYSANDKGYDRERAVFPEDLFGWLGDTQPDQLAKVVKPDAADVDKQRGLVLDRLVKVLDTPMESGGGTLNVLRNGFTHVNAKFKVCQFQPESTLNAATVEDYSKVRVRVMRQVHFSTANQQSVDLVLFVNGLPVATIELKTDFTQSVADAIEQYKKTRLPKDPGTKKVQPLFVAGARAVVHFAASNDEVWMTTELAGTSTRFLPFNRGDEDGGAGNPHNPSGSPSSYLWERILQRDAWLNILGRFVYIKHERVTDPITGKKSKSSSLRFPRFHQWEAVANLTETVKAEGSGNRYLVQHSAGSGKTDSISWLSHRLARLQVNNQKVFDSVIVVTDRNVLDEQLQEAIRQIDNDQDIVVAIDRGEASRSGTSKSGLLAKSLTDGKLIIVVTIQTFPYAMEEIRKNKGLKGKKFAVIADEAHSSQSGQVASKMKAVLTADELLDIEDGGEFSVEDTLAVEATERADSDDISFFAFTATPKAKTLELFGRVPTDSSTSLPAPFHVYTMKQAIQEGYILDVLKGYHSFKLAFRIGQNAAAQTATQSVPLTEVDESEATSQVMRWVKINPQTITQKSAIIVEHFRDNVAHLLEGHAKAMVVSDSRKAAVRYKLAIDTYITKKGYGYCTLVAFSGGVTDTDFGPDDFTEANMNPGVYDLRNAFKGDEYKVMIVANKFQTGFDQPLLCAMYVDRQLSGVTAVQTLSRLNRTYVTPNGVEKTDSATQVVDFVNDPQLIQESFEPYFKDAYLETATDPNLVHDVASKLDQAAIFTQAEIDQCAEAWVKQKGNNALTAAVNPGKERFQTRYQSALIANSGSGDKPLIDELDMFRKDVGTFIRLYDFMSQIIDFGDPDLEKKSIYLRLLEPKIQPHNYTAPLDLSDVSLLGVKQVDRGKTDIGLVEANGLKGLTAAGSGAKRDPKLVAFQVVIDRLNDLFGNEDFTTGQKVSFLEALLRTLLDDEGLVQQAKVNTAQQFADSPDFDDAVVDAVADNQGSHNKMADYFFTNGPGRIELVGSIAKAFYEYATAEPTP; encoded by the coding sequence ATGGCTCAGCACAACGAGATTGAGTTCGAGAAAGAACTCTGTGACCATCTGGCCGCGAGCGGTTGGCTGTACTCGGCGAACGACAAGGGTTACGACCGTGAGCGCGCGGTCTTCCCAGAGGATCTCTTCGGTTGGCTCGGGGACACTCAGCCAGACCAGTTAGCGAAGGTCGTCAAGCCGGATGCGGCTGACGTCGACAAGCAGCGTGGTCTGGTGTTGGACCGGTTGGTGAAGGTTCTGGATACGCCGATGGAGAGCGGCGGCGGAACCCTAAATGTGCTGCGCAACGGGTTCACGCATGTGAACGCGAAGTTCAAGGTGTGCCAGTTCCAGCCCGAATCGACTTTGAACGCCGCAACGGTTGAGGACTACTCGAAGGTACGCGTCCGTGTGATGCGGCAAGTGCATTTTTCGACAGCAAACCAGCAGTCAGTTGACCTGGTGCTGTTTGTGAATGGTCTGCCAGTGGCGACGATTGAGTTGAAAACTGACTTCACGCAGTCGGTGGCTGATGCCATCGAGCAGTACAAGAAGACCCGTTTGCCGAAAGATCCTGGAACGAAGAAGGTGCAGCCGCTGTTTGTTGCTGGCGCACGCGCGGTCGTTCACTTCGCAGCGTCGAATGACGAAGTATGGATGACCACCGAGTTGGCTGGTACCAGTACCCGCTTCTTACCGTTCAACCGTGGTGACGAGGACGGTGGGGCTGGGAATCCGCACAATCCGTCCGGTTCTCCTTCGTCGTACTTGTGGGAACGGATATTGCAGCGCGACGCCTGGCTAAACATTCTGGGCCGGTTCGTGTACATCAAGCATGAAAGGGTCACCGACCCGATCACAGGCAAGAAGTCCAAATCTTCATCGCTACGGTTCCCCCGTTTCCATCAGTGGGAAGCGGTCGCAAACCTGACCGAGACCGTCAAAGCCGAAGGTTCAGGGAACCGATACCTGGTCCAGCACTCGGCAGGATCAGGCAAGACTGACTCGATTTCGTGGTTGTCGCACCGGCTGGCACGTTTGCAGGTCAACAACCAGAAGGTGTTCGACTCGGTGATCGTGGTGACGGACCGCAACGTGTTGGACGAACAGTTGCAGGAAGCGATCCGCCAAATCGACAATGACCAGGACATCGTGGTCGCCATCGACCGTGGCGAAGCGTCCCGTTCAGGCACATCCAAATCTGGGTTGCTCGCCAAGTCGCTGACTGACGGCAAACTGATCATTGTTGTCACCATTCAGACGTTCCCCTACGCGATGGAAGAGATCCGCAAGAACAAGGGTTTGAAGGGCAAGAAGTTTGCTGTAATCGCCGATGAAGCCCACTCGTCGCAGTCCGGCCAAGTCGCGTCGAAGATGAAGGCGGTACTCACTGCCGACGAACTTCTAGACATCGAAGACGGCGGCGAGTTCAGCGTCGAAGACACCCTTGCGGTTGAAGCCACCGAACGCGCCGACTCCGACGACATTTCCTTCTTCGCGTTCACGGCAACGCCCAAAGCGAAAACGTTGGAACTGTTCGGTCGTGTGCCAACCGATTCCAGCACAAGTCTTCCAGCACCGTTCCACGTCTACACGATGAAGCAGGCCATCCAGGAGGGCTACATCTTGGACGTGTTGAAGGGATACCACTCGTTCAAGTTGGCGTTCAGGATCGGGCAGAACGCGGCCGCCCAAACTGCTACCCAGTCTGTGCCGCTCACTGAAGTCGATGAGAGTGAAGCGACAAGCCAGGTGATGCGTTGGGTGAAGATCAACCCGCAAACGATCACCCAAAAGTCGGCCATCATCGTGGAACATTTCCGCGACAACGTTGCCCACCTGCTCGAGGGTCACGCGAAAGCGATGGTCGTCAGCGATTCGCGCAAAGCCGCTGTCCGTTACAAGTTGGCGATCGACACCTACATCACCAAGAAGGGCTACGGCTACTGCACGTTGGTTGCGTTCTCGGGTGGCGTCACCGACACCGATTTTGGGCCAGATGACTTCACCGAAGCGAACATGAACCCAGGCGTCTACGACTTGCGTAACGCGTTCAAGGGCGACGAATACAAAGTCATGATCGTGGCCAACAAATTCCAAACAGGGTTTGACCAGCCGTTGCTGTGCGCAATGTACGTCGATCGCCAACTATCCGGCGTCACCGCCGTGCAAACGCTCAGCAGGCTCAACCGCACCTATGTCACCCCGAACGGTGTGGAGAAGACCGACAGCGCCACCCAGGTAGTCGATTTCGTCAACGACCCGCAACTGATCCAGGAATCGTTCGAGCCGTACTTCAAAGACGCCTACCTGGAAACGGCTACCGACCCAAACCTGGTTCACGATGTCGCATCGAAACTGGACCAAGCAGCAATCTTCACGCAGGCCGAAATCGACCAATGCGCTGAAGCGTGGGTGAAGCAGAAAGGCAACAACGCGCTCACTGCTGCGGTCAACCCAGGCAAAGAACGTTTCCAAACCCGGTACCAGTCGGCGCTGATCGCGAATAGCGGCAGCGGTGACAAACCGCTGATCGACGAGTTGGACATGTTCCGCAAAGACGTAGGGACGTTCATCCGCTTGTACGACTTCATGAGCCAAATCATCGACTTCGGCGACCCCGACCTCGAGAAGAAGTCGATCTATCTACGTCTGCTGGAACCTAAAATCCAGCCCCACAACTACACCGCACCTCTAGACCTGTCAGATGTGTCATTGCTGGGCGTTAAGCAAGTCGACAGAGGCAAAACCGATATCGGCCTGGTCGAGGCGAACGGACTCAAGGGATTGACCGCTGCTGGTTCCGGCGCAAAACGCGACCCGAAACTCGTAGCCTTCCAAGTCGTCATCGACCGACTCAACGACCTATTCGGCAATGAAGACTTCACCACCGGGCAAAAGGTGTCGTTTCTCGAAGCGCTCCTGCGCACACTCCTCGATGACGAAGGACTTGTTCAGCAGGCCAAGGTCAACACCGCGCAGCAGTTTGCAGATAGCCCCGACTTCGACGACGCCGTCGTAGACGCAGTTGCCGACAACCAAGGCTCGCACAACAAGATGGCCGACTACTTCTTCACCAATGGTCCCGGACGCATTGAACTGGTCGGCAGCATCGCCAAAGCCTTCTACGAGTACGCCACCGCCGAGCCAACCCCTTGA
- a CDS encoding class I SAM-dependent DNA methyltransferase: protein MSNLGNLVWSIADQLRGVYKPHQYGSIVLPFTILRRLDCILAESRDEVRTLATKYDNGALDVQVKRKTGLSFYNTSEFDFARLLEDPEGLRANLLDYLTRFSSNIDVFERFGFENEIAKLDEKNRLYLIVSKFAEVDLHPSTVSNADMGDIFEELIRKFAEASNEEAGEHYTPRDAIRLMVDLLFAEDSEALLEPGTVRSVYDPTAGTGGMLSVAEERLLERNPDARLRLYGQEINDQSYAICKSDMIAKGQDASNIRLGDTLADDMFFDRTFDFCMSNPPYGVDWKASESTVKEEHKKGGPNGRFGPGLPSVSDGQMLFLTHLAHKMRPEHDGGGRAGIVLNGSPLFNGAAGSGPSEIRRWLLENDLVEAIVALPTNMFFNTGIATYIWILDNSKKPERVGKVQLIDATSMWTKMRKNLGNKGREIDAQAREQILALYDAFEENDESKIFNNTDFGYWTITVERPLLDDDGKPVTDKNSNPKPDSKKRDTENIPFTYGGNIEGEPGQASTIKTYFEAEVLPHVPDAWIDTKKTKVGYEVPFTRHFYKYVPPRPLAEIDADLEAQVAKILGLLREVEA from the coding sequence GTGAGCAACCTGGGGAACCTTGTCTGGTCGATCGCGGATCAGTTGCGTGGCGTATACAAGCCGCACCAGTACGGCAGCATCGTGTTGCCATTCACCATTCTTCGCCGGCTCGACTGCATCCTCGCTGAATCTCGCGACGAAGTTCGAACGCTTGCCACCAAGTACGACAACGGTGCACTCGACGTTCAGGTGAAACGCAAGACCGGACTCAGTTTCTACAACACGTCGGAGTTCGACTTCGCTCGGCTGCTTGAAGACCCCGAAGGTTTGCGCGCCAACTTGCTCGACTACCTGACACGGTTCTCGTCGAACATCGACGTGTTTGAACGGTTCGGGTTCGAGAACGAGATCGCAAAACTGGACGAGAAGAACCGGCTTTACCTGATCGTGTCCAAGTTCGCCGAGGTGGACCTTCACCCGTCGACGGTGTCGAACGCTGACATGGGCGACATATTTGAAGAACTGATCCGCAAGTTTGCCGAGGCCTCGAACGAAGAAGCCGGTGAGCACTACACGCCCCGCGATGCGATCCGCTTGATGGTCGATCTGCTGTTCGCCGAGGACTCCGAGGCGCTTCTCGAGCCAGGCACGGTTCGATCTGTCTACGACCCGACCGCTGGTACGGGCGGAATGTTGTCCGTCGCAGAAGAGCGCCTCCTCGAACGAAACCCTGACGCGCGGCTCCGTTTGTACGGCCAAGAGATCAACGATCAGTCCTACGCCATCTGCAAGTCCGACATGATCGCCAAAGGTCAAGACGCATCGAACATCCGTCTCGGAGACACTCTCGCTGACGACATGTTCTTCGACCGGACCTTCGACTTCTGTATGTCGAACCCTCCATACGGAGTGGACTGGAAAGCATCCGAATCCACGGTCAAGGAGGAACACAAGAAGGGCGGCCCCAACGGACGGTTCGGCCCTGGACTGCCGTCTGTCTCTGACGGTCAGATGCTGTTCCTCACCCATTTGGCTCACAAGATGCGGCCCGAGCATGATGGCGGCGGCAGAGCCGGGATCGTTTTGAACGGTTCGCCATTGTTCAACGGTGCAGCCGGTTCTGGCCCGTCCGAGATTCGGCGTTGGCTGCTGGAGAACGATCTGGTGGAAGCGATCGTCGCTCTGCCAACCAACATGTTCTTCAACACCGGTATCGCCACGTACATCTGGATTCTCGACAACTCGAAAAAGCCCGAACGTGTCGGCAAGGTCCAACTAATTGACGCGACTTCGATGTGGACGAAGATGCGGAAGAACTTGGGCAACAAGGGCCGCGAGATCGACGCGCAAGCACGCGAACAGATCCTGGCACTCTACGACGCCTTTGAAGAGAACGACGAGTCGAAGATCTTCAACAACACGGACTTCGGCTACTGGACCATCACGGTCGAGCGCCCACTGCTTGATGACGACGGCAAGCCAGTCACCGACAAGAACAGCAACCCGAAACCCGACTCGAAGAAGCGTGACACCGAGAACATCCCGTTCACGTACGGCGGCAACATAGAAGGTGAGCCAGGTCAGGCATCGACTATCAAGACGTACTTCGAGGCCGAGGTACTACCACATGTTCCTGACGCCTGGATCGACACCAAGAAGACCAAGGTCGGGTACGAGGTTCCGTTCACCCGCCACTTCTACAAGTACGTCCCGCCACGCCCACTCGCCGAAATCGACGCGGACCTCGAAGCGCAGGTCGCCAAGATCTTGGGGTTGCTTCGTGAGGTTGAGGCATGA
- a CDS encoding aspartate-semialdehyde dehydrogenase, with amino-acid sequence MTTLAIVGATGQVGIAMRSILEERDFPADRVRFFASARSAGKTLLWRGGEIVIEDAETADLSGIDIALFSAGATTSRAQAPRFAAAGAMVIDNSSAFRKDPEIPLIVSEVNPEDIALATQNIIANPNCTTMAAMPVLKPLHDEAGLVRLVISSYQAVSGSGIAGVRELHGQALAVVEKADELAYDGSAAPFPAPEVYVAPIAFNVLPMAGSVVDDGSFETDEEQKLRNESRKILHLPDLRVAGTCVRVPVFTGHSLSINAEFSADITVERATEILSAATGVRLVDVPTPLQAAGTDPSLVGRIRQDRSIDGNRGLVLFVSGDNLRKGAALNTIQIAELLLP; translated from the coding sequence ATGACGACACTCGCGATCGTCGGCGCGACCGGCCAGGTCGGCATCGCCATGCGCAGCATCCTCGAGGAGCGCGACTTCCCCGCGGACCGGGTCCGTTTCTTCGCCTCCGCGCGCTCTGCTGGCAAGACACTCCTGTGGCGTGGCGGCGAGATCGTGATCGAGGATGCCGAGACTGCTGATCTCTCGGGCATCGACATCGCACTGTTCTCGGCCGGTGCGACGACCTCGCGGGCCCAGGCGCCCCGCTTCGCGGCGGCCGGCGCGATGGTCATCGACAACTCCTCGGCGTTCCGCAAGGATCCGGAGATCCCGCTGATCGTCAGCGAGGTCAACCCCGAGGACATCGCGCTCGCGACGCAGAACATCATCGCCAACCCCAACTGCACCACGATGGCAGCGATGCCTGTGCTCAAGCCTCTCCACGACGAGGCGGGCCTCGTACGGCTGGTGATCAGCAGCTATCAGGCCGTGTCGGGCTCCGGGATCGCCGGCGTCCGTGAGCTGCACGGGCAGGCGCTCGCAGTGGTCGAGAAGGCCGACGAGCTGGCATATGACGGCTCGGCGGCGCCCTTCCCGGCTCCCGAGGTCTACGTCGCGCCGATCGCGTTCAACGTGCTGCCGATGGCCGGCTCGGTCGTCGACGACGGCTCGTTCGAGACCGACGAGGAGCAGAAGCTCCGCAACGAGAGCCGCAAGATCTTGCACCTGCCCGATCTGCGGGTCGCCGGCACGTGCGTCCGCGTCCCGGTCTTCACGGGGCACTCGCTGTCGATCAATGCGGAGTTCTCCGCGGACATCACCGTCGAGCGGGCGACAGAGATTCTGTCGGCGGCAACCGGGGTCCGCCTCGTTGACGTCCCCACGCCGTTGCAGGCCGCAGGCACGGATCCGAGCCTGGTTGGCCGGATCCGGCAGGACCGGAGCATCGACGGCAACCGCGGACTCGTGCTGTTCGTCAGCGGCGACAACCTGCGCAAGGGTGCCGCCCTCAACACGATCCAGATCGCCGAGCTGCTGCTGCCCTAG
- a CDS encoding acetoacetate--CoA ligase has protein sequence MTDILWSPPLDGHSRLEQFMADLDHRFDDYESLWRWSVDEPNAFWRAIWLASDPPSDGDPTRALMDDSMPGAVWFPDVRLNYAESMLRMPGRADDDTVVVAASQSRDDVLLTAHELRDQVARARAGLIRAGVTEGDRVAAYSPNIPETLVLLLAAASLGAVFTSCAPEFGTQSVVDRWQQIEPTVLLAVDGYRYGAKGIDRRAEVEAITASLPSLRAVVWLPYLDPAAEAPAGAITWADLTAESAPLQFVRLPFSAPLYVLFSSGTTGLPKPIVHGHGGITVEHFKSLALQHDLGPDDRFFWFSTTGWMMWNLLVSGLAVGSTVVMFDGNPAYPDTAMLWQLAERLQVTYFGTSAPFLLQCRKEGLVPREIADLSRLRGIGSTGAPLPAEGFRWVYDSVSATAHLASTSGGTDVCAAFVGAAPIVPVYAGEMSCRMLGASVEAYDDQHEPVVGALGELVITRPMPSMPIGFWGDTDGARYRATYFEDIPGVWRHGDWITITERGTCTITGRSDATLNRGGVRLGTSEFYTVVEALPEVLDSLVVHLEDDEGGAGRLLLFIVLAAGAELDDALTGKISMALRSQLSPRHVPDALHQVAALPRTLSGKKLEVPVKKILQGTPIEDAAATGALIDPTALEVFARFIR, from the coding sequence GTGACTGACATCCTCTGGAGTCCACCGCTGGATGGGCACTCCCGCCTCGAGCAGTTCATGGCAGACCTGGACCACAGGTTCGATGACTACGAGTCGCTGTGGCGTTGGTCGGTCGATGAGCCCAACGCGTTCTGGCGAGCCATCTGGCTCGCCTCCGATCCCCCGTCGGACGGCGACCCCACCCGTGCCCTGATGGACGACTCGATGCCCGGCGCCGTGTGGTTTCCCGACGTGCGCCTGAACTATGCCGAGTCGATGCTGCGGATGCCCGGACGCGCCGACGACGACACTGTCGTGGTCGCGGCCTCGCAGAGCCGCGACGACGTGCTCCTGACCGCCCACGAGCTCCGCGACCAGGTTGCGCGCGCCCGCGCCGGCCTGATCCGCGCCGGGGTGACCGAGGGCGATCGGGTCGCCGCCTACTCGCCCAACATCCCCGAGACGCTGGTCCTGTTGCTCGCCGCGGCGAGCCTCGGCGCGGTGTTCACCTCGTGCGCACCGGAGTTCGGCACCCAGAGCGTCGTCGACCGCTGGCAGCAGATCGAGCCGACGGTGCTGCTCGCGGTCGATGGCTACCGCTATGGCGCCAAGGGCATCGACCGTCGCGCCGAGGTCGAGGCGATCACTGCGAGCCTTCCGAGCCTGCGGGCCGTGGTGTGGCTGCCATACCTGGACCCCGCCGCCGAGGCGCCTGCTGGCGCCATCACCTGGGCCGACCTGACGGCCGAGAGCGCTCCGCTCCAGTTCGTGCGCCTGCCTTTCTCCGCCCCGTTGTACGTGCTGTTCTCCTCCGGCACCACGGGGCTGCCCAAGCCCATCGTGCACGGCCACGGTGGCATCACGGTCGAGCACTTCAAGTCGCTCGCTCTGCAGCACGACCTCGGGCCCGACGATCGATTCTTCTGGTTCTCCACCACGGGTTGGATGATGTGGAACCTGCTGGTCTCCGGTCTGGCCGTGGGCTCTACCGTCGTGATGTTCGACGGCAACCCGGCGTATCCCGACACCGCGATGCTGTGGCAGCTGGCTGAGCGTCTTCAGGTCACGTACTTCGGGACCAGTGCGCCATTCCTGCTGCAGTGCCGCAAGGAGGGGCTCGTGCCTCGCGAGATCGCTGATCTGTCGCGCCTGCGAGGCATCGGCTCGACCGGCGCACCGCTGCCGGCAGAAGGGTTCCGGTGGGTCTACGACTCGGTCAGCGCCACAGCACACCTCGCGTCCACCTCGGGCGGCACTGACGTCTGCGCGGCCTTCGTCGGCGCTGCGCCGATCGTCCCGGTCTACGCCGGCGAGATGTCGTGCCGCATGCTCGGCGCCTCGGTCGAGGCCTACGACGACCAGCACGAGCCAGTTGTCGGCGCCCTCGGTGAGCTCGTGATCACCAGACCCATGCCGTCGATGCCGATCGGATTCTGGGGCGACACCGATGGCGCTCGCTACCGGGCGACGTACTTCGAGGACATACCGGGCGTCTGGCGCCACGGCGACTGGATCACGATCACCGAGCGTGGGACCTGCACCATCACCGGTCGTAGTGACGCCACCCTCAACCGCGGCGGGGTGCGACTCGGCACCTCCGAGTTCTACACCGTCGTCGAGGCACTGCCCGAAGTCTTGGACAGCCTCGTGGTGCACCTCGAGGACGACGAGGGAGGCGCCGGTCGACTGTTGCTGTTCATCGTGCTCGCCGCGGGTGCCGAGCTGGACGACGCGCTGACCGGGAAGATCTCGATGGCGCTGCGGTCACAGCTCTCGCCGCGGCACGTGCCCGATGCGCTCCATCAGGTGGCGGCGCTCCCCCGCACCTTGTCCGGCAAGAAGCTCGAGGTTCCGGTCAAGAAGATCCTGCAGGGCACACCGATCGAGGACGCCGCGGCGACCGGTGCGCTGATCGATCCGACGGCGCTCGAGGTGTTCGCACGTTTCATTCGCTGA
- a CDS encoding integrase core domain-containing protein, translated as MGRGPKERPPQPPTTQGKVERFQQTLKKWLRAQPVQPATIDELQAVLDVFVDEYNSRRPTDPCPTRQHRPPCSRPCRKLCPATAGTPTRMTVSVTTASTKQVP; from the coding sequence CTGGGACGTGGTCCAAAAGAACGGCCGCCCCAACCACCCACGACCCAGGGCAAGGTCGAACGCTTCCAGCAGACGCTCAAGAAGTGGCTCCGCGCCCAACCGGTCCAACCCGCCACCATCGACGAACTCCAAGCTGTGCTCGACGTCTTCGTCGACGAATACAACAGCCGCCGCCCCACCGATCCCTGCCCCACCAGGCAACACCGGCCGCCTTGTTCGAGACCATGCCGAAAGCTCTGCCCGGCAACAGCCGGGACGCCGACACGCATGACCGTGTCCGTCACGACCGCATCGACAAAACAGGTGCCGTGA
- a CDS encoding SHOCT domain-containing protein: MSDQEIEGTVGKEQGRLAKWGSSVKKSVDDAQAVRKERLAQNLATYGTPTMSKVFGGSTVEIYDGGYVRVSPLMTGKTPFEKLRSIEYSFQVQDKSAGGRAVAGAMVMGVNYLGSKEKRFAFLTIATGAKVHTLKTKAGMTRTEDRIGMALEAAGNAVLDTVKSATPMQVTLAGSTPSETQPDLADQIKKLAELHASGILTDEEFTNKKAVLLERM; this comes from the coding sequence ATGAGCGATCAGGAGATTGAAGGCACTGTCGGTAAAGAGCAGGGCAGACTGGCGAAGTGGGGTTCATCTGTCAAGAAGAGCGTCGACGATGCTCAGGCAGTTCGCAAGGAGCGATTGGCGCAGAACCTTGCTACCTACGGCACTCCGACGATGTCAAAGGTTTTTGGCGGTAGCACAGTCGAGATTTATGACGGCGGCTATGTACGAGTGAGTCCCTTGATGACCGGCAAGACACCTTTTGAAAAGTTGCGTTCAATCGAATACTCGTTCCAGGTTCAAGATAAGAGCGCTGGTGGACGTGCGGTCGCGGGGGCCATGGTCATGGGCGTGAACTACTTGGGCTCCAAGGAGAAGCGGTTTGCGTTCTTAACCATTGCTACAGGCGCGAAGGTTCACACGCTGAAAACGAAGGCCGGTATGACCCGAACTGAAGATCGCATCGGCATGGCACTCGAGGCGGCTGGCAATGCGGTGCTCGACACGGTGAAAAGTGCCACGCCGATGCAGGTCACCCTGGCGGGCTCGACTCCATCTGAAACCCAACCCGACCTCGCCGACCAGATCAAGAAACTGGCCGAATTGCATGCGTCCGGGATTCTCACCGATGAAGAGTTCACAAACAAGAAGGCCGTACTACTTGAACGAATGTGA
- a CDS encoding leucine zipper domain-containing protein: MSKARLIITAVVLEGRTQADVAATYGVSKGWVSKLVARYRTEDEAAFEPHSRRPKTTPNATPAETVELIWTLRRKLVDAGLDAGPDTIGWHLAQDHDVTVSRATIARQLAKGGLVVPSRRSDQSPPTSVSRPRCQTRPGSPISPTTR, from the coding sequence ATGTCGAAAGCCCGCCTGATCATCACCGCCGTCGTCCTCGAGGGCCGCACCCAAGCCGACGTCGCCGCGACCTACGGGGTGTCGAAAGGGTGGGTCTCCAAGCTCGTGGCCCGCTACCGCACTGAAGACGAGGCGGCCTTTGAGCCACACTCTCGACGGCCCAAAACAACACCGAACGCGACACCGGCCGAGACGGTCGAGCTGATCTGGACGCTCCGCCGCAAGCTGGTCGACGCCGGTCTGGACGCCGGCCCAGACACGATCGGCTGGCACCTGGCACAAGATCACGATGTGACGGTCTCTAGGGCCACGATCGCCCGACAGCTGGCCAAGGGCGGACTGGTTGTCCCGAGCCGAAGAAGCGACCAAAGTCCTCCTACATCCGTTTCCAGGCCCAGATGCCAAACGAGACCTGGCAGTCCGATTTCACCCACTACCCGCTGA